Proteins co-encoded in one Stomoxys calcitrans chromosome 5, idStoCalc2.1, whole genome shotgun sequence genomic window:
- the LOC106090805 gene encoding cytochrome P450 4p1-like, whose amino-acid sequence MFVTLVSAIALFCCVWWLRQLQRNYFYASLSRRIKTIDGTPIENVAPEVGGIFGSNFDMLSMNMEQLYNYSLDYASKYKRSYIQYFVMTPVFNIIDAKDAELALNDTRLLSKSFVYSFLHPFLKTGLLTSSGKKWHNRRRLLTPTFHFNILLQFMEVFKRESMAFVELLNGRLQTVSDCKATISLSELIPRFTLNNICETALGVHLDDLSDGDEYRKQISQVEEFFIERIKNPLMSFDFIYHHFGPGKHYVKSMKKLHAFSEGIIEKRRKVLGDLLQFQEFNKIEEDEKNIYRKQRYAMLDSLLRAEREGLIDHAGICEEVDTFMFEAFDTTSMNLIFVLMCLANYADMQKKCYQEIQEHVGDDLSKLDMQQLASLKYLEYFLKETQRLYPSVPAISRQCSEDIVFDEKILLPKGTFVSIYIRDIHRNPKYYEEPEIFKPERFFPQQVEHRHPFAFIPFSAGQRNCIGQKFAMLEMKTLLVYVLKKFILEPITKPESLRFSSGLLLRTSTNVQIQLKPRN is encoded by the exons ATGTTTGTTACACTCGTATCTGCAATTGCATTATTTTGTTGCGTTTGGTGGCTAAGACAACTGCAACGAAACTATTTTTACGCCTCATTATCGCGAAGAATTAAAACAATCGATGGAACACCCATAGAGAATGTGGCCCCTGAAGTAGGCGGTATTTTTGGCAGTAATTTTGATATGCTTTCCATGAATATGG aaCAACTCTATAACTATTCGCTTGACTATGCTTCCAAATACAAACGAAGTTATATACAATATTTTGTAATGACTCCAGTTTTTAACATCATCGATGCCAAAGATGCTGAATTGGCTCTAAACGATACTCGTCTGCTGTCGAAATCTTTTGTATACAGCTTTTTGCATCCATTTTTAAAAACGGGTCTTTTAACAAGCTCTG GTAAAAAATGGCACAATCGCCGACGATTGTTAACACCAACTTTTCATTTCAATATTCTTCTGCAATTTATGGAAGTTTTCAA ACGTGAATCTATGGCTTTTGTGGAGCTATTGAACGGCAGGTTACAAACGGTTTCGGACTGCAAGGCAACAATATCCTTGAGTGAATTAATTCCTCGTTTCACTCTTAATAACATTTGTG AAACTGCTTTGGGCGTGCATTTGGATGATCTTTCGGATGGTGATGAATATCGCAAACAAATCTCCCAAGTTGAGGAATTCTTTATAGAACGCATAAAGAACCCCTTAATGTCGTTTGATTTCATTTATCATCATTTCGGCCCGGGAAAGCATTATGTGAAATCCATGAAGAAACTTCATGCATTTTCCGAAGGCATCATTGAAAAACGACGAAAAGTTTTGGGAGATCTGTTGCAGTTTCAAGAGTTCAATAAAATCGAAGAAGATGAAAAAAA CATCTATCGCAAGCAACGTTATGCCATGTTAGATAGCCTGCTGAGGGCCGAGCGAGAGGGCCTTATAGATCATGCGGGTATTTGTGAAGAAGTTGATACTTTTATGTTCGAAGCCTTCGATACGACTTCTATGAATTTGATTTTTGTTCTAATGTGTCTAGCCAACTATGCAGATATGCAGAAAAAATGCTATCAAGAAATTCAAGAGCATGTCGGTGATGATCTGTCAAAGCTGGATATGCAACAATTGGCAAGTCTTAAATATCTTGAATACTTTTTAAAGGAGACACAACGTTTGTATCCTTCGGTGCCAGCAATAAGTCGTCAATGTTCTGAGGATATTGTGTTTGATGAAAAAATTCTACTGCCAAAGGGTACTTTTGTGTCCATATACATACGTGATATACATAGAAATCCCAAGTATTATGAAGAGCCTGAGATCTTTAAGCCCGAAAGATTTTTTCCACAACAAGTGGAACATAGACATCCTTTTGCCTTTATACCCTTCAGCGCTGGCCAAAGGAATTGTATTG GCCAAAAATTTGCCATGCTAGAGATGAAAACTTTGCTGGTCTATGTGCTGAAGAAATTTATATTGGAACCCATCACTAAACCTGAGTCACTACGTTTTTCCTCGGGACTTTTATTGCGTACCTCTACAAATGTACAAATTCAACTAAAGCCTAGAAATTAG
- the LOC106090789 gene encoding cytochrome P450 4p1-like isoform X3, protein MLYFISGEKWRSRRRLLLPTFNYNILQQFVDIFKQESLNFVETLNTHFKSEDNNAVILLNKLMPILTLNNICETAMGVHLDDRLDCNEYRQHFAKIEKIFFERTTNPIMIFDFIYFKTRAGKNYLKTMETLHAFSSGIIEKRRKLLSDLEKSSENSSIPNDEDMHYSKQRYVLLDSLLRAEKEGLIDHAGICEEVDTFVIAGSDTTAIGLIFAFMNLSLHPEVQQKCYEEMQEHISDDLSNLDMANLAKLQYFNCVLKESQRLYPTAPYISRECSEDTVFKGNILLPKGTQINIHIYDIHRSAKYYEEPEVFKPERFLPEQRKNHPASAFFPFSAGLRSCIGEKFAMLEMKTLMVLVLKNFILEPITYPDEIRCSIGVALRCSHDIKIKLRRRY, encoded by the exons gcaagaatctttaaattttgtagaaacttTGAACACACATTTCAAATCTGAAGATAACAATGCTGTAATATTGCTGAACAAATTAATGCCTATTTTGACCTTAAACAATATATGTG AAACTGCCATGGGTGTACACCTGGACGATCGTCTGGATTGTAATGAGTATCGTCAACACTTTGCCAAaattgaaaagattttttttgagcGCACCACTAATCCAATCATGATTTTCGACTTCATTTACTTTAAAACAAGAGCcggtaaaaattatttaaaaactaTGGAAACGTTGCACGCCTTCTCCAGCGGAATTATAGAAAAACGTCGCAAACTACTAAGCGATTTAGAGAAATCTTCAGAAAATTCCAGCATACCAAATGATGAAGACAT GCACTACTCCAAACAACGTTACGTCTTGTTGGACAGTCTTTTGAGGGCTGAGAAGGAGGGTTTAATCGATCATGCAGGCATTTGTGAGGAAGTCGATACCTTTGTTATAGCAGGTTCCGATACAACCGCTATAGGCTTGATTTTTGCCTTCATGAACCTTTCCCTTCATCCCGAGGTGCAGCAGAAATGTTATGAAGAAATGCAGGAGCATATTAGCGATGATCTTTCCAACTTGGACATGGCAAACTTGGCGAaacttcaatatttcaattgtgTTTTGAAAGAGTCGCAACGTCTATATCCCACGGCACCATATATATCAAGAGAATGTAGCGAGGATACTGTCTTCAAGGGGAACATTCTATTGCCGAAGGGAACACAGATCAATATACACATCTATGATATACACAGAAGTGCCAAATACTATGAAGAGCCGGAAGTCTTTAAGCCGGAAAGATTTTTACCCGAGCAAAGAAAAAATCACCCAGCGTCTGCCTTTTTCCCCTTCAGTGCAGGACTTAGGAGTTGTATTG GAGAAAAATTTGCCATGCTGGAAATGAAAACTTTAATGGTTTTGGTacttaaaaactttattttagaACCGATCACTTATCCCGACGAAATTCGTTGCTCTATTGGTGTTGCGTTGCGATGTTCTCATGATATAAAAATCAAGCTAAGAAGAAGATATTAG
- the LOC106090789 gene encoding cytochrome P450 4p1-like isoform X2, with amino-acid sequence MKLYFISGEKWRSRRRLLLPTFNYNILQQFVDIFKQESLNFVETLNTHFKSEDNNAVILLNKLMPILTLNNICETAMGVHLDDRLDCNEYRQHFAKIEKIFFERTTNPIMIFDFIYFKTRAGKNYLKTMETLHAFSSGIIEKRRKLLSDLEKSSENSSIPNDEDMHYSKQRYVLLDSLLRAEKEGLIDHAGICEEVDTFVIAGSDTTAIGLIFAFMNLSLHPEVQQKCYEEMQEHISDDLSNLDMANLAKLQYFNCVLKESQRLYPTAPYISRECSEDTVFKGNILLPKGTQINIHIYDIHRSAKYYEEPEVFKPERFLPEQRKNHPASAFFPFSAGLRSCIGEKFAMLEMKTLMVLVLKNFILEPITYPDEIRCSIGVALRCSHDIKIKLRRRY; translated from the exons gcaagaatctttaaattttgtagaaacttTGAACACACATTTCAAATCTGAAGATAACAATGCTGTAATATTGCTGAACAAATTAATGCCTATTTTGACCTTAAACAATATATGTG AAACTGCCATGGGTGTACACCTGGACGATCGTCTGGATTGTAATGAGTATCGTCAACACTTTGCCAAaattgaaaagattttttttgagcGCACCACTAATCCAATCATGATTTTCGACTTCATTTACTTTAAAACAAGAGCcggtaaaaattatttaaaaactaTGGAAACGTTGCACGCCTTCTCCAGCGGAATTATAGAAAAACGTCGCAAACTACTAAGCGATTTAGAGAAATCTTCAGAAAATTCCAGCATACCAAATGATGAAGACAT GCACTACTCCAAACAACGTTACGTCTTGTTGGACAGTCTTTTGAGGGCTGAGAAGGAGGGTTTAATCGATCATGCAGGCATTTGTGAGGAAGTCGATACCTTTGTTATAGCAGGTTCCGATACAACCGCTATAGGCTTGATTTTTGCCTTCATGAACCTTTCCCTTCATCCCGAGGTGCAGCAGAAATGTTATGAAGAAATGCAGGAGCATATTAGCGATGATCTTTCCAACTTGGACATGGCAAACTTGGCGAaacttcaatatttcaattgtgTTTTGAAAGAGTCGCAACGTCTATATCCCACGGCACCATATATATCAAGAGAATGTAGCGAGGATACTGTCTTCAAGGGGAACATTCTATTGCCGAAGGGAACACAGATCAATATACACATCTATGATATACACAGAAGTGCCAAATACTATGAAGAGCCGGAAGTCTTTAAGCCGGAAAGATTTTTACCCGAGCAAAGAAAAAATCACCCAGCGTCTGCCTTTTTCCCCTTCAGTGCAGGACTTAGGAGTTGTATTG GAGAAAAATTTGCCATGCTGGAAATGAAAACTTTAATGGTTTTGGTacttaaaaactttattttagaACCGATCACTTATCCCGACGAAATTCGTTGCTCTATTGGTGTTGCGTTGCGATGTTCTCATGATATAAAAATCAAGCTAAGAAGAAGATATTAG